The region TGCATCTATAAGCTTCCACATTGGCATCACATCAAATGCAGGAGCGCACTTCTGGGATGCAAGCTGAACACGTCGCTCAGTATTGGTAAATGTGCCATCAGTTTCAATATATGTTGTGATGGGCAATACAACATGAGCAAAATCTACAACCTTATTGGTAAATGCCCCAATATAAGCAACAAAAGGCAATGACTTCAAACGGTCTGCATATTTGACAATGCCATCATCATGATCAACAATCACCAGAGCTTTGAGTGGTGATGAGCTATCGGACAGAAGTTGTTCAACGGTCTTCCCTTTAAATGTAGGTAATTCCTGTCCCCATTTTTTTTCAAATTTCTTTTTACTGGTTGCATCATCAATGCTCTGGTAACCTGTCAGTAAATCCGGAGCACATCCCATATCAAAGCTCCCCTGTAAATTGTTTATACCAGCAATAGGATTTACTCCACAACCTTCTTTGCCAATCTTGCCTGCAAGCGCAAACAGGTTATAAATTGATGCAACAGTATCATAGCTTAATCCTGAAATACCTGAGGAAAAAAATACCGCAGCACTTTTTGCCTTAATCAGCCGCTCTGCTACAAAAGCTACCTCAGCTGGCAATACCCCTGTTTCCTTTTCTATTGAATCAAACGGTACAGTTGCTAAATACTTTTTATATTCTTCATAATGTGCCGATTTTGTATCTCCCCACTGTTGTTTATCTATATAGTACGCAATTGCATCAAAAACCATCCGCATTGTTCCAGGCTTACAATTAATAAACTTTTTGGAAAGCTTTGCAATCTTTGTCATGCGGCTGTCGATAGTAATTAGCAGCGATCCACTCCGTGCAGCATAATGCAACTCACTACCAATGATAGGATTCTGAGTGGTTATATCCATCCCTGCTACAATAAGCACTTCAGCTTTTCGTATGTCCTCAAGCGATCCCAACATACCTGCAAATCCTGTGCCGTTATACAAAACATCTAAGCTGTTACGATGACCTGATTCTGCTTGAAGGCTTATGTTGTTTGTTTTAAAAACTAAACGGGCCAATTTCATCAGTGCAAAATTGTCCTCATTGGATGAACGTGGCGAGGCATAAAATGCAATCTCTTCAGGCTTATACAGCGATAATGCCGAAACAAGCTTGGCAATAGCATCTTTATAACTAACCTGGCCACTATCTTTAACATACGGCCTGATAATCCGTTCCTGTGTACTCAATAACTCATGGATATTCCATCCTCGTACACATAACCTGCCCTTACTTACTGGATGTACCCGCGATGGGAAAACTCCCTGTACAGATGTGCCATCTACTTTGAGATAGTGGCCACATCCTGTTCCACAAAAGGTGCATACACCTGGCATATAACTCATAGATTATCCTCACTAACCATAATGAAATTCAAAATCATACAGTACTGTGCTACCATAATGTTTTCTTATTCAATTACTATGATGAATATGGCACATTATAAGGATATTGTAAATAGGGGATTTTCTTATTTTTGTTATAGGGGAATTTACTTATGCGATTATGTATATATTGTTTATTTTATTTTTTATATTTTACTATCATTCAGTCCGATTTTGTTTTACCCACTCTATTGCATATTGCAAAAGTTCCTGTGATGATTCTACGTGTAGTTTCATCTTAATCTTTTCTCGTACATTTTCAACAGTTTTAACACTAATATGTAATTTTTGAGCAATGTGCTTGTTGCCCAGACCATGCCCTATTAACTGAAATATCTCAAATTCACGATTTGTAAGCGCTTCCACCGGACTCTCTATTTTTCCCTTTTCTGATAAGGATTGCACCATCTGTTCCTTCATTTCAGTAGAAAGATACACATCCCCCTTTAACACCGTATAGATGGCCTGTATAATCTTATCCGGTGCTTCCTGCTTCATGAGATACCCACGCGCACCAGCTTTAATAGCTCGCTCTGCATATAACTTTTCATCATACATGGAAAGCACAAGTGCTGGCAGTTTAGGGAAACGCTGTTTCAACGCTTTAACCAGTTCAATGCCACTTGTCCCGTTTAATGAAATATCCACAATAATGCAATCAGGAACTTTACGGTTAACTACATCTATTGCTTCATCCGCTGATGTAGCCTGGCCTATTACCTCTAGATTTTTCTGCGTATTAATAAGCTGTTGCAAACCCTGTCGCACAATAGGATGGTCATCAACAATAACAACCGTATATTTTTTACCTGTCTTAGGTTTTTCTATAATGGACTTCTGAGGCCCTTTCTGAATAATACATTGCACCAGCGTTCCGCCACTTTTGTTATTCTGCACCTGAAACGACGCATTAATAATCCATGCTCTGTACTGCATGATATGCATTCCCATTCCTTTTGCCAGATCAACTTCATCCGGGATGCCTTTGCCATCATCCATAATCTTTACATAATAATATGCATTATCTTCAGATATTGTGATAGCAATGTTTTTTGGACTGGCATGTTTCACAGCATTGTTTAATGCTTCACGGATAATGTAATACACATGTACTGTATCGATTGCTTCGTCAATGTTACTTGTAATATTCCATTCTAAGATGGCTTTGATAGCAAAGTTTTTATTAATATCAGCAATCATTTCCTGCAACGATGAATACAATCCTTTGTTGGTTAAATCCACCGGGCTTAAACCTCGTGCAATGAGCCGCGTCTGCTCAATAGCCTGATGTACCATGTTCTGTATCTCAACAATTTCATCAGCTTCCTGAGGATAATCATTTTTTATCTTAAGCCTGAGCATTTCTGTTTTGAATATTAACCCTGCCAGATGCTGACCCAATCCATCATGTAAATCGCGTGCTATGCGGTTTCGTTCTTCCAAGTTTGCCTGAAGTATCTTTCTTTCAAGCTGCTTTTTTTCAGTTATATCAATTCCTATAAACATGAAATAATCAAATTCATTATTGCTGTATACCGGCCGTGCATGCCACTGAACAATTTTTTCTTCACCACTCTTTGTATTGATAGGGCTTTCAAAAATGCGTGTTGTTCTGGTCCTCTTCATTGTTGACAACTGATTACGGAATGACTTTTGCCCAACATCTGGAATAAAAATATCACAGCATGTTTTACCCAGTACCTGACTTAGCAAGTACCCTGTAGCCTGTAACATGGCTTTATTGCAGGTGAGAATGTTCCCTTCCTCATTTAACGTGATAAAATATGCAGGAGCAATATCCTCTAAATTCTGGATAATATCCAGGCCTTTTTTTAGTTTTTCCTTTGTGCGCTTCACATCGGTGAGATCTCGCGCAATAATTGAACAGCCAATAACACTATCGTGCTCATCAAGAAGCGGGGAGATAGTCATTGATAGATTGTGTATCGTACCCTTTTTATCCAGCCCTTCTGTTTCATAATGATCTATCGCCTCATTGTTTTTAATTAGTAGTAGCAATTGGTCAAATTCATCAGGCCTGTATGGGGGCGATAGTATACTGATATCACATCCTACCACCTCATCAAGTGCATAGCCAAAAATATGCTGCGCAGCTTTGTTCCAGCTAGCAATTTTGCCATCAAGTGTAATACCAATTATTGCATCATCAGAGTTGTCCAGTACAATTGATAATTGATTGCGCACATGTTCAATGTGTTTTCGCTCAGTGATATCTCGGGCAACACTCAGTACAGCATTTTCATTTAAATAATAAATGATAGTGCTCACAATCTCCACAGGGATGGTGTTGCCGTTTCTATCAACAAATGAGGTTTCATAGGAATCAGTATTTTCATCAATTGAACGCAAATAGTGATGTATCCTGTCACTATCCCCTTCTGCCGTTAACTGTTGTAGTGTCATTAGCATCATGGCATCATATGAAAAACCTAAACGTTCACAGGTAGTATTATTTACTTCCAATATTTTCCCATCACGTTTATGAATAATAACCATATCCGAAATGCTATTAAACAAAGATTTGTAGCGCATCTGCGACGCCAAAAGTTCACTGGTGCGCTGTAATACAATATCCTCAAGCAGGTCTTTTTCTTTGCGCAGCATATCCTCGGCATGTTTTATGCGCATCATTGCATTAATCTGCGCAATGAGTTCAGCCTGATCAACAGGCTTGGTTAAAAATGCATCGGCCCCTAATTTTAAACCTTTGACTTTGCTCTGGGTATCAGTATGGATAGCGGTAAGAAATATAACAGGGATATGGCGCGTCTTAGGATTGTTTTTTAAAATCTGGCATACTTCATAGCCATCCATCTCGGGCATCTTAATATCAAGTATAATAACATCAGGATTGTGCTCTTCTGCTTTTTCTATACCTTCCTTTCCGGATTGTGCAGTAACAACCTCACAGTTGGCAATCAGGTTCTTCAGAAGTGCGGTAATACTTACCAGATTATCTTTTTTATCATCTATGACTAAAATTGTGTTCATTCCGTAACCCAACGCTGAACTTTTAACACAAATTCTTCAATGGCAAACGGTTTTTGAATAAAATCATCACAGCCGGATGCCATGATGATTCCTCTTTCATCTTTTAATGAAGAAGCTGATACAATAATCACCGGTATATGGCCAGTTTGTTGATTCCCTTTTAGTTGCTTGACCACCTCCAACCCATACACATCAGGTAGTGATAAATCAAGCAATATACATGCTGGTTTTATATCCTGGGCAAGTTTCAATCCTTCATGACCGCTATGTGTTTCAACTATGTCATACAATTTGGACAAAAGAGCCTTAACCACCACTATGCTATCAGGATCATCATCAATAACAAGAATTGTTTTACGTTGCCGCTTGGTTACTTCATGTTCTTTTTGTAACGGTAGCCGCACGGTAAACGTTGACCCCTTGCCAAGCTGGCTTTCAACAGCTATGGTACCCCCTAATAGTGTAACAAGCCTGGCAACGATGGTAAGTCCAAGTCCGGTGCCAGGATATTTTGACGATAGTGACCCCGAAGCCCTGGTAAATCCGGTAAACAACGTATCTAAATACTCACTGCGGATTCCAATGCCGGTATCAGCAATACTGACTACACCGTGTCCATCTTTTTTATATGCCGATATTGTTATACTTCCTTCTTCAGTGAATTTAACCGCATTATCAATGAGATTTTCACATACCTGATACAGGCGAGACTCATCAGTAGCCAGTATAATATCATCGCAGTGCATATGCAATTGCAATCCCTTTTTGCGGATGACTCCTTCATAGCGTTCACACACATCATGTAACACGGAAGCTATCGATACATTTGTTACAGACAATTGTATACCACTATCAATTTCAAACACTTCAATAAGATCATTAATAAGGGCCAGAAGTTTTTGACCATTACGTTCAATAATTTCTAAATACTCTTTTTCTTCAAGGGTAAGGCGGCTATCAGCCTGCATAAGCAAAACTTTTGATAGCGTTAAAATTGAGTTTAACGGTGATTTCAATTCATGGCTTATGCTGTGTAAAAACTCTTTATTCATGAGCCTTTTGCGCTACATTCATTTTTAATAGATACGCAATATTAAAAAGATTGGTAATGCCCCCTACAAAGCGTTCCTTGATCATGCCTTTAGGCAAACTATCAACTTTAAGGTGATATTCCTCTAATCGGTTCTGTATTGTGGCAACAATGTTTGATAGCTCATCATGGGGTAATTTTTGCTTTAAATACTCCATTTGCTCATTGACAGCCTGGGCACTGAAAAACATCTTTCTAAAAGCATCTTTAATATCATGAGGAAAACCTATAATCAATTTTTCTACTAAACAGATCCTTGCCAACTGATATCCCAGCTGAACATCCTGGCAGCTCCTATTTGAAAAGCAATCAGGAAAACGCTCCAAATATGCGCTGCCTAATGCTATCATCTCTTCAATATCAAAATCAAAGTTGCCATCACAGGCAATGATATCGTTTCTAAATTCGTCTAAATTCTTTGATTTGATAAAATACTCAGCTGGCTTTGCCATATGTTCATTCCAGTTTATTCACAGTAACTATCGCATAAAAACTATAGCACATCATTACTATTTTATATAGTTAAAATAGTATATCAATTTTGTAAAGTAGATTATGGAAGGGAATGTATACAAATATGGTATTGTTAATCTCGTATAGGTAGCATCACAATACTCAGAGGATTTACCTGCACACCATTAACCATAAGTGATACATGCAGATGTGGACCTGTTGACATGCCTGTGCTTCCCACCGTTCCTATAAGCTGCCCTGCCACCACCGTATCCCCGCTTGTAACATACAGCGTATCCATGTGCATATAGTAACTGAACATGCCATTGCCGTGATTTATAATAACCATATTGCCTTCATAGAAGAGCATTTCAGCAAGCACCACAATGCCATCAAGCATTGCATACACGGGATCCCCGGTATCTCCGTTTAAGTCAATGCCGCGGTGAATACGCTCAACCGTTTGTGTTTTCCCTGAAGTACTGTCATGAAGTTTATATATCCGTTTTGCCCAGAATGGGGAATTGACCTCGTGCACATTACGAGGATGAAACGCTCTGCCCCGGACAAGATCGCTATATTGTGTGGCAAACGCTTTTTGTTTTTTTTCAGTACACTGCTGTATAAACTCCACTACTTCAGGTGACTCTAAATATTCTTTTTTAGAAAACTTGCCCAAATCCATAGGTACGGTTGAAACAGGAAATGCTGTTTTTACAACCTCAACAGGTATATCAATTTTTTTTGTACCGATAGTTACTGTAAAAGTATATGTCCCGGGCTGTTGGTCAGGTGCAATGGCAAAAAAACCTCTGAATCCCCAGCTTCGTTTTGTAGTCGGAATAACTTTTTCATTAAACGTTGCACCAATTTTTTTCACATCATTAGCGGGAACTATCTCAAAGTATACAATATTTCCCTGTGAAAAGCGATGAGCAAAAAGCATGCAGGCAATATCATCGCCACTGTAGCTTATAACCTTTACATCAGTAGCAGTAAAATTTTTTGGCACCGGTGTTTTAGCGATAGTTACTTTTGTAATATCTTTTGCACATGAAAGCAAAAGTAATAAACCCAGTGCTATATATATTCTTTTTCTCATTCTAAAAACCTTTCTATCCTTCCCGTTGTGTACTCTGCGTTCTGCGTATTCAAACAGCGTTGCCTTCTTGTACCCTGTGTTAGGATTGCTGCATCCACAAAGTTTTGCTTTTTCTCATTGCTCAGGCGCTCACACACTTGACCGTCTGAGATAGATAGTATCTAATATCTTATCCTTACCTGTAAGCTACAGACGCCATCCATGGCCATAGCCTGTAACGCAAGTTATTTGGCTCCGACATACTGTCTCTTCTATTTTACGTAGCCCCAATCCATAAAGTTAGCAATTAATTGCTCTCACCCAAACTCCTCCAGATACTCCGCACCAGCTACTATTTATGCATCTAGCATTTTTTAGCTTTCATAGTACACCGTTGATGCTTGATTTTTATACAATTCTTATATATACTATAATACATACACATACTATACCACAAGGAGGTTTGTATGTCCACACGTATTTCTTTTAGTAAATTAGAAAAAGAATTCCTCCCCCAGTTCAGAGAAAAGATAAGCACCTCAGAAGACATCATTGACGTACAAAAATATTTTTCGTACACTATAAAAGAAATGCTGCAAAAAGCCTTTGAAAAAGAAGAAATAACCATTACCCAAGAAGATATTGAGCTTATCACCATACCACCGTATTATACTATAAAAAAAATGGATTCATCCATACAATCATTATGGGAAAATTCAGATTTAAAGGATATACTTCACCGATTTGCTGAGGTAGCCCACAAACGGTATCTTCATTTGCAAAAGAATCCATCAAAGACCAACAAGAAGATACGAAGATAAAGATTACATTTCATCATTTCTACAGGCAGTTAAAGCAAGCTATCTGAATTTAT is a window of Spirochaetota bacterium DNA encoding:
- a CDS encoding PAS domain S-box protein, translated to MNTILVIDDKKDNLVSITALLKNLIANCEVVTAQSGKEGIEKAEEHNPDVIILDIKMPEMDGYEVCQILKNNPKTRHIPVIFLTAIHTDTQSKVKGLKLGADAFLTKPVDQAELIAQINAMMRIKHAEDMLRKEKDLLEDIVLQRTSELLASQMRYKSLFNSISDMVIIHKRDGKILEVNNTTCERLGFSYDAMMLMTLQQLTAEGDSDRIHHYLRSIDENTDSYETSFVDRNGNTIPVEIVSTIIYYLNENAVLSVARDITERKHIEHVRNQLSIVLDNSDDAIIGITLDGKIASWNKAAQHIFGYALDEVVGCDISILSPPYRPDEFDQLLLLIKNNEAIDHYETEGLDKKGTIHNLSMTISPLLDEHDSVIGCSIIARDLTDVKRTKEKLKKGLDIIQNLEDIAPAYFITLNEEGNILTCNKAMLQATGYLLSQVLGKTCCDIFIPDVGQKSFRNQLSTMKRTRTTRIFESPINTKSGEEKIVQWHARPVYSNNEFDYFMFIGIDITEKKQLERKILQANLEERNRIARDLHDGLGQHLAGLIFKTEMLRLKIKNDYPQEADEIVEIQNMVHQAIEQTRLIARGLSPVDLTNKGLYSSLQEMIADINKNFAIKAILEWNITSNIDEAIDTVHVYYIIREALNNAVKHASPKNIAITISEDNAYYYVKIMDDGKGIPDEVDLAKGMGMHIMQYRAWIINASFQVQNNKSGGTLVQCIIQKGPQKSIIEKPKTGKKYTVVIVDDHPIVRQGLQQLINTQKNLEVIGQATSADEAIDVVNRKVPDCIIVDISLNGTSGIELVKALKQRFPKLPALVLSMYDEKLYAERAIKAGARGYLMKQEAPDKIIQAIYTVLKGDVYLSTEMKEQMVQSLSEKGKIESPVEALTNREFEIFQLIGHGLGNKHIAQKLHISVKTVENVREKIKMKLHVESSQELLQYAIEWVKQNRTE
- a CDS encoding M23 family metallopeptidase, which codes for MRKRIYIALGLLLLLSCAKDITKVTIAKTPVPKNFTATDVKVISYSGDDIACMLFAHRFSQGNIVYFEIVPANDVKKIGATFNEKVIPTTKRSWGFRGFFAIAPDQQPGTYTFTVTIGTKKIDIPVEVVKTAFPVSTVPMDLGKFSKKEYLESPEVVEFIQQCTEKKQKAFATQYSDLVRGRAFHPRNVHEVNSPFWAKRIYKLHDSTSGKTQTVERIHRGIDLNGDTGDPVYAMLDGIVVLAEMLFYEGNMVIINHGNGMFSYYMHMDTLYVTSGDTVVAGQLIGTVGSTGMSTGPHLHVSLMVNGVQVNPLSIVMLPIRD
- a CDS encoding hybrid sensor histidine kinase/response regulator, with product MNKEFLHSISHELKSPLNSILTLSKVLLMQADSRLTLEEKEYLEIIERNGQKLLALINDLIEVFEIDSGIQLSVTNVSIASVLHDVCERYEGVIRKKGLQLHMHCDDIILATDESRLYQVCENLIDNAVKFTEEGSITISAYKKDGHGVVSIADTGIGIRSEYLDTLFTGFTRASGSLSSKYPGTGLGLTIVARLVTLLGGTIAVESQLGKGSTFTVRLPLQKEHEVTKRQRKTILVIDDDPDSIVVVKALLSKLYDIVETHSGHEGLKLAQDIKPACILLDLSLPDVYGLEVVKQLKGNQQTGHIPVIIVSASSLKDERGIIMASGCDDFIQKPFAIEEFVLKVQRWVTE
- a CDS encoding molybdopterin-dependent oxidoreductase; this translates as MSYMPGVCTFCGTGCGHYLKVDGTSVQGVFPSRVHPVSKGRLCVRGWNIHELLSTQERIIRPYVKDSGQVSYKDAIAKLVSALSLYKPEEIAFYASPRSSNEDNFALMKLARLVFKTNNISLQAESGHRNSLDVLYNGTGFAGMLGSLEDIRKAEVLIVAGMDITTQNPIIGSELHYAARSGSLLITIDSRMTKIAKLSKKFINCKPGTMRMVFDAIAYYIDKQQWGDTKSAHYEEYKKYLATVPFDSIEKETGVLPAEVAFVAERLIKAKSAAVFFSSGISGLSYDTVASIYNLFALAGKIGKEGCGVNPIAGINNLQGSFDMGCAPDLLTGYQSIDDATSKKKFEKKWGQELPTFKGKTVEQLLSDSSSPLKALVIVDHDDGIVKYADRLKSLPFVAYIGAFTNKVVDFAHVVLPITTYIETDGTFTNTERRVQLASQKCAPAFDVMPMWKLIDAIAEAKSIPFNYKSASDVMDEIASLTPAYEGISYTLLSKKHGVQWPCTKKNHDGTKYCVPEKVSFVLPHKPYAAVQATQEYPYLLMLGKAQHYWHQNNIMHKTFIPLREYNATLLLYPDGYVAIAPEDAKQIGVRDRWPVKVVAEKASMKAMVMISDDVAPGTAYVPYFIREGIASFLLAYSDIVSQGEEATIPVRIEKV